A DNA window from Jaculus jaculus isolate mJacJac1 chromosome 1, mJacJac1.mat.Y.cur, whole genome shotgun sequence contains the following coding sequences:
- the Cstf2t gene encoding cleavage stimulation factor subunit 2 tau variant, which translates to MSSLAVRDPAMDRSLRSVFVGNIPYEATEEQLKDIFSEVGSVVSFRLVYDRETGKPKGYGFCEYQDQETALSAMRNLNGREFSGRALRVDNAASEKNKEELKSLGPAAPIIDSPYGDPIDPEDAPESITRAVASLPPEQMFELMKQMKLCVQNSHQEARNMLLQNPQLAYALLQAQVVMRIMDPEIALKILHRKIHVTPLIPGKSQPVSGPGPGPGPGPGPGPVPVPGPGPGPGPGPGPSPASGLCPGPNVMLNQPNPPAPQPPQHLARRPVKDIPPLMQTSIQGAIPAPGPMPTAVPGPGPGSLAPGGAMQPQVGMPVVGPVPLERGQMQMSDPRAPMPRGPMTAGGIPPRGLLGDAPNDPRGGTLLSVTGEVEPRGYLGPPHQGPPMHHGHDSRGPSHDMRGGPMADPRMLIGEPRGPMIDQRGLPMDGRGGRESRGMEPRAMETEVLEARVMERRGMETCAMETRGMEGRGMDARGLEMRGPGPASRGPMTGGIQGPGPINIGAGGPQVPRQVPSLSGVGNPGGGMQGAGMQGGGMQGPGIQGGGMQGAGMQGGGMQGAGMQGGMQGAGMQGGGMQAAGMQGGGMQGAGMQGGGMQGAGMQGGGMQGAGMQGGGMQGAGIQGGGMQGAGMQGGGMQGAGMQGGGMQGAGMQGGGMQGAGIQGGGMQGAGIQGGMQGAGIQGGGMQGSSKPGGGQPSSFSPGQSQVTPQDQEKAALIMQVLQLTADQIAMLPPEQRQSILILKEQIQKSTGAS; encoded by the coding sequence ATGTCGAGTTTGGCGGTGAGAGACCCGGCAATGGATCGGTCCCTGCGTTCGGTGTTCGTGGGAAACATTCCTTATGAAGCTACCGAGGAGCAGTTGAAGGACATTTTCTCGGAGGTTGGTTCTGTTGTCAGTTTTCGGCTCGTGTACGATAGAGAGACGGGCAAGCCCAAGGGTTATGGCTTCTGCGAGTACCAGGACCAGGAGACCGCGCTTAGTGCCATGCGCAACCTCAATGGGCGAGAGTTCAGTGGGAGAGCGCTGCGGGTGGACAATGCTGCCAGTGAGAAGAACAAGGAGGAGCTCAAGAGTCTCGGGCCTGCTGCGCCCATCATTGACTCACCCTATGGGGACCCCATCGATCCAGAAGATGCCCCAGAATCGATTACCAGAGCAGTCGCCAGCCTCCCTCCAGAGCAGATGTTTGAGCTCATGAAGCAAATGAAGCTGTGTGTTCAAAACAGTCACCAGGAAGCTCGAAACATGTTGCTTCAGAATCCACAGCTGGCTTATGCGCTGCTGCAGGCACAAGTCGTGATGAGAATCATGGATCCTGAGATTGCCCTGAAAATTCTGCATCGCAAGATACACGTGACACCGTTGATCCCAGGCAAATCTCAGCCTGTCTCTGGTCCTGGACCTGGACCTGGACCCGGACCCGGACCTGGACCAGTACCTGTACCTggccctgggcctgggcctggccctggccctggccctagCCCTGCTTCTGGGCTCTGCCCTGGACCAAATGTTATGCTGAACCAACCGAatcctccagcccctcagccaCCTCAACATCTGGCTAGAAGACCTGTGAAAGACATTCCTCCTCTGATGCAGACTTCTATCCAGGGGGCAATTCCAGCACCTGGGCCAATGCCAACTGCAGTTCCTGGACCTGGACCTGGTTCTTTAGCTCCTGGAGGAGCAATGCAGCCACAAGTTGGCATGCCAGTGGTTGGCCCAGTGCCTTTGGAGCGGGGACAAATGCAGATGTCAGATCCTAGAGCTCCTATGCCTCGAGGACCCATGACTGCTGGCGGCATACCTCCTCGAGGACTGCTGGGAGATGCTCCAAATGACCCACGTGGAGGGACTTTGCTTTCAGTTACTGGAGAAGTAGAACCCAGAGGTTATCTGGGTCCACCTCATCAGGGTCCTCCTATGCACCATGGCCATGACAGTCGTGGCCCTTCACATGATATGAGAGGAGGGCCAATGGCAGATCCCAGAATGCTAATTGGAGAGCCCAGAGGACCCATGATAGATCAAAGAGGGCTACCTATGGATGGCAGAGGAGGTAGAGAGTCTCGTGGGATGGAGCCCCGAGCCATGGAAACTGAGGTCCTGGAGGCACGAGTAATGGAGAGAAGAGGAATGGAGACCTGTGCAATGGAAACCAGAGGAATGGAAGGAAGAGGCATGGACGCAAGAGGACTAGAGATGAGGGGCCCTGGCCCTGCTTCCAGAGGTCCTATGACTGGTGGAATCCAGGGTCCTGGCCCCATTAATATAGGGGCTGGTGGCCCTCAGGTACCTAGACAGGTTCCAAGTCTGTCTGGAGTGGGAAATCCTGGAGGAGGGATGCAGGGGGCAGGTATGCAAGGAGGAGGGATGCAGGGGCCAGGGATTCAAGGAGGAGGGATGCAGGGAGCAGGGATGCAAGGAGGAGGGATGCAGGGGGCAGGGATGCAAGGAGGGATGCAGGGAGCAGGTATGCAAGGAGGAGGGATGCAGGCGGCAGGGATGCAAGGAGGAGGGATGCAGGGAGCAGGGATGCAAGGAGGAGGGATGCAGGGAGCAGGGATGCAAGGAGGAGGGATGCAGGGAGCAGGGATGCAAGGAGGAGGGATGCAGGGAGCAGGCATACAAGGAGGAGGGATGCAGGGGGCAGGCATGCAAGGAGGAGGGATGCAGGGAGCAGGCATGCAAGGAGGAGGGATGCAGGGAGCAGGCATGCAAGGAGGAGGGATGCAGGGGGCAGGCATACAAGGAGGAGGGATGCAGGGGGCAGGCATACAAGGAGGGATGCAGGGGGCAGGAATACAAGGAGGAGGGATGCAGGGGTCTAGCAAGCCAGGTGGAGGGCAGCCTAGCAGTTTTAGTCCTGGGCAGAGCCAGGTAACTCCTCAAGATCAGGAAAAGGCAGCTTTGATCATGCAGGTTCTTCAGCTGACTGCGGATCAGATTGCCATGCTGCCTCCTGAGCAAAGGCAGAGTATCCTGATCTTAAAGGAGCAAATCCAGAAATCCACTGGTGCTTCTTAA